A portion of the Malania oleifera isolate guangnan ecotype guangnan chromosome 3, ASM2987363v1, whole genome shotgun sequence genome contains these proteins:
- the LOC131152336 gene encoding pentatricopeptide repeat-containing protein At1g80550, mitochondrial: protein MLPSISSNSSGILFFRLRALLNSTTLLLQPFSSASSQSTPLPGANGPKPISNSSIDFDHDTIKEILSSYGNDWRRAFDFFNWVETDCGFRHTTGTYNRMIDILGKVFEFDLSWDLVQRMRENAVSMPDHVTFRIMFKRYVSAHLVKEAMDAFNRMDEFNLKDETSFSNLIDALCEYKHVIEAEDLCLGKAGFRNLPFNMSTKIYNMILRGWFKMGWWSKCRDFWEEMDRRGVQKDLHSYSIYMDIQSKKGKPWKAVKLYKEMKKREIKLDVVAYNTVIRAIGASEGVDVAVMLYREMMELGCEPNVVTYNTIIKMLCENGRIREAYAVLDKMPKKGCMPDVITYHCIFRSMNKPKEILKLFDRMIGFGIRPRMETYVMLMRKFGRWGFLRPIYVVWKKMEENGCSPDEFAYDALIDALLDKGMVDMAWKYDQEKLAKGLAAKPRVELGTEQLGGGSNEGFS, encoded by the coding sequence ATGCTTCCATCAATCTCCTCTAACTCCTCAGGGATCCTCTTCTTCCGCCTTCGAGCTCTTCTCAACTCCACCACTTTGCTTCTGCAACCCTTTTCCTCCGCATCCTCTCAATCCACGCCGCTTCCTGGCGCTAACGGCCCAAAACCCATTTCAAATTCTTCAATAGACTTCGATCACGATACCATCAAAGAAATCCTCTCGTCGTATGGTAATGATTGGAGACGGGCATTTGATTTCTTCAACTGGGTCGAAACCGATTGCGGATTTCGGCATACCACCGGTACGTATAATCGGATGATTGACATTTTGGGTAAGGTTTTCGAGTTCGATCTTTCATGGGATTTGGTTCAACGGATGCGGGAAAATGCCGTTTCGATGCCTGACCACGTCACATTTCGAATCATGTTCAAGCGATATGTGTCGGCCCATCTTGTGAAAGAGGCAATGGATGCGTTTAATCGAATGGATGAGTTCAATTTGAAGGACGAGACTTCTTTTTCGAATCTCATCGACGCTCTTTGCGAGTATAAGCATGTTATTGAGGCAGAAGACTTGTGTTTGGGGAAGGCCGGGTTCAGGAATTTGCCATTTAACATGAGcacaaagatttataatatgattCTTCGCGGGTGGTTTAAGATGGGGTGGTGGAGCAAGTGTAGGGATTTTTGGGAAGAGATGGATCGGAGGGGTGTTCAAAAGGACTTGCATTCGTATTCAATCTATATGGACATCCAGAGCAAGAAGGGGAAGCCATGGAAGGCTGTGAAACTGTACAAGGAGATGAAGAAGAGGGAAATTAAATTGGATGTGGTGGCGTATAACACTGTGATTCGGGCTATTGGTGCTTCGGAGGGTGTTGATGTAGCTGTTATGCTTTATCGAGAGATGATGGAATTGGGCTGTGAGCCAAATGTGGtaacatataatacaattattAAGATGCTCTGTGAAAATGGGAGAATTAGGGAAGCATATGCCGTGCTTGATAAAATGCCTAAGAAGGGTTGTATGCCTGACGTAATCACATATCACTGCATATTTCGGTCTATGAACAAGCCAAAAGAGATTCTTAAGCTGTTCGATAGAATGATCGGGTTTGGGATTCGGCCAAGGATGGAAACCTATGTAATGCTAATGAGAAAGTTTGGGAGATGGGGCTTCCTTCGACCCATTTATGTAGTATGGAAGAAGATGGAAGAAAATGGATGCAGCCCAGATGAGTTTGCATACGATGCTTTAATTGATGCTCTGTTGGATAAGGGCATGGTGGATATGGCTTGGAAGTATGATCAGGAAAAGTTAGCTAAAGGACTTGCAGCTAAACCAAGGGTAGAGTTGGGTACAGAGCAACTGGGTGGAGGATCTAATGAAGGATTTTCATAG
- the LOC131151298 gene encoding uncharacterized protein LOC131151298: MRRNHIASVMRSNGKPTSSLQQIADEFLEFYKGLLATEEVCTDVDPLVVAKGQILSDNHLVQMVRDIEDEDIKEALFSIVEDKSPGPDGFTSCFFKKAWGAIGKDFTHAVKEFFVKGRMLKQINHAINTLIAISNHASTVQDFRPISCCNVIYKVISKIMVSRIRPCLDYLVNPAQSAFIGQRSMIDNVYLVQELVRKYGRKWISPRCKLKVDLRKAYDTISWKFLEGMLEKLNFPSIMINWIMQCVTTTSFSISFNGGYHGFFKGRRGIRQGDPLSPLLFVLCLEYLSRLLMSLEEKDEFKFHPKCGRLKITHLDFSDDLNFFSRGDLTSVKSILECLDKFSACFGLKANCSKSNVYTAGMRGADLEDIREAIGFAVGEFPFRYLGIPFASTRLNSAQYGSLVNKIASLFGSWPGNLISYTGKLELISSVIQGVECFWLAIFPLPKAVLGHIVKLCRSFL; the protein is encoded by the coding sequence ATGAGGAGGAACCATATTGCTTCAGTAATGAGAAGTAATGGGAAGCCTACTTCCTCTTTACAACAAATTGCTGATGAGTTCCTGGAATTTTACAAGGGTCTGTTGGCAACTGAAGAGGTCTGTACAGATGTGGATCCTCTTGTTGTTGCTAAAGGTCAGATTTTGAGTGACAATCATCTTGTTCAGATGGTTAGAGATATTGAGGATGAGGACATTAAAGAAGCTCTCTTCAGTATTGTTGAAGATAAGTCTCCTGGCCCCGATGGTTTCACTTCTTGTTTCTTCAAAAAGGCTTGGGGAGCCATTGGCAAGGACTTTACTCATGCAGTGAAAGAATTTTTTGTGAAAGGAAGAATGTTGAAGCAGATTAATCATGCTATTAATACCTTGATTGCTATATCTAATCATGCATCAACAGTGCAAGATTTCAGACCTATTTCCTGTTGTAATGTTATTTACAAAGTCATCTCTAAAATCATGGTGAGCAGGATTAGACCTTGCTTAGATTATCTGGTGAACCCAGCTCAATCTGCTTTCATCGGCCAGAGAAGCATGATTGATAATGTATATTTGGTCCAGGAGCTTGTGAGGAAGTATGGTAGGAAGTGGATCTCTCCAAGATGCAAGCTCAAGGTGGACTTGAGAAAGGCTTATGACACTATCTCCTGGAAGTTCTTGGAAGGTATGCTTGAAAAGCTTAATTTTCCTAGCATCATGATTAATTGGATTATGCAATGTGTCACTACCACCTCTTTCTCTATTTCCTTTAATGGAGGGTATCATGGCTTCTTTAAAGGAAGAAGGGGTATTAGACAAGGTGACCCCCTGTCTCCATTGCTTTTTGTGTTGTGCTTAGAGTACCTTTCGAGATTGTTAATGTCTTTGGAGGAGAAAGATGAGTTTAAATTTCACCCCAAGTGTGGAAGGTTGAAGATCACTCACCTAGATTTTTCTGAtgacttaaattttttttctagagGTGACTTGACTTCAGTGAAGAGTATTCTGGAGTGCCTGGATAAATTTTCTGCTTGTTTTGGTCTCAAGGCTAACTGTTCAAAGTCTAATGTGTACACTGCTGGTATGAGGGGTGCTGATTTGGAAGATATCAGGGAAGCTATTGGTTTTGCTGTTGGGGAATTTCCTTTTAGATACTTGGGCATTCCTTTTGCCTCTACTAGACTCAACTCTGCTCAATATGGGTCTCTTGTGAATAAGATTGCCAGTCTGTTTGGCTCTTGGCCTGGGAATTTAATTTCTTATACGGGTAAATTAGAGCTTATTAGCTCTGttattcagggtgttgaatgctTCTGGTTGGCTATTTTCCCTCTCCCAAAAGCTGTGCTAGGCCATATTGTGAAGCTATGTAGATCCTTTCTTTAG